A DNA window from Hevea brasiliensis isolate MT/VB/25A 57/8 chromosome 2, ASM3005281v1, whole genome shotgun sequence contains the following coding sequences:
- the LOC110632608 gene encoding BEL1-like homeodomain protein 11, which yields MVSQDSPPNSASSLVQQFFISGSVTSQNQFENQNFNAYGSDLRGSHMFPQSLGVLPSVHSLGERMSRSIDLVQSPSVAQESEISHTRHLMDLLGAANATNHQAQGPSLSLGSHMLASPVHYRQRSINSDLVNPSYLFLGEDTRKDCNPGAEQVNDHCSFTGNAFALSSTTPSGSSSTSYGKESFSIDIKNSRYLKPTQLLLQEIVSVGGKAVGINNEKYVGKLFPGGRRGALGLSSELKAELCCNEFVQADRHDLQVKLAKLVALLEEIEGRYEKYYHQMEQVVSSFEEIAGLGAAKCYIALALQAMSRHFCKLTDNIVSQINSTRRKLSQDLPKISTGLSRLSLFDGGTGHNRMSLQQLGMIQSQRQAWRPIRGLPETSVAILRSWLFEHFLHPYPNDSEKLMLASQTGLTKNQVSNWFINARVRLWKPMIEEMYKEEFADSSEDSNTLLGSSSMAREGVENHSDD from the exons ATGGTTTCACAAGATTCACCACCAAATTCAGCTTCTAGTCTGGTACAACAATTCTTCATCTCAGGTTCTGTAACTAGTCAAAACCAATTTGAAAACCAGAATTTCAATGCTTACGGTTCAGATTTAAGAGGCAGCCACATGTTTCCCCAGTCTCTTGGAGTACTGCCTAGCGTACATTCTCTTGGGGAAAGAATGTCTAGGTCAATAGACCTTGTCCAATCTCCTTCAGTAGCACAAGAATCTGAGATTAGCCACACTAGACATTTAATGGATCTTCTTGGAGCTGCAAATGCTACAAATCATCAAGCTCAGGGGCCGTCATTATCTCTTGGTTCTCACATGCTTGCTTCTCCAGTCCACTACAGGCAGAGATCCATTAATTCAGATCTCGTCAACCCCAGTTACCTATTTCTTGGAGAGGATACGAGGAAAGATTGTAATCCTGGAGCTGAACAAGTAAACGATCACTGTTCTTTTACTGGTAATGCATTTGCTTTGTCATCAACCACGCCTAGTGgatcttcttccacttcttatgGAAAAGAATCTTTTTCCATTGATATTAAGAATTCTAGATATTTAAAGCCTACTCAGCTCCTTTTACAAGAAATTGTTAGTGTTGGTGGCAAGGCAGTTGGAATTAACAATGAAAAGTATGTGGGAAAGTTATTTCCTGGAGGCAGAAGAGGAGCTCTAGGACTTTCTTCTGAATTAAAAGCAGAATTATGCTGTAATGAGTTCGTACAAGCTGATAGACATGATCTTCAGGTTAAATTAGCAAAGCTTGTGGCATTGCTCGAGGAG ATTGAGGGAAGATACGAGAAATACTACCATCAAATGGAACAAGTAGTATCATCATTTGAGGAGATAGCAGGTTTAGGGGCAGCCAAATGTTATATTGCTCTAGCCCTACAAGCCATGTCCAGGCACTTCTGCAAACTGACAGATAACATAGtgtctcaaatcaattcaacaaGAAGAAAACTTTCACAAGATTTACCGAAAATCAGTACTGGATTGTCACGACTTAGCCTGTTCGATGGAGGGACTGGACATAATCGAATGTCTCTTCAACAGCTTGGAATGATCCAAAGCCAGAGGCAAGCATGGAGACCCATCAGAGGCTTGCCAGAGACCTCTGTGGCCATCCTTCGCTCTTGGCTTTTTGAACACTTCTTGCATCC GTATCCTAATGATTCTGAGAAGCTAATGCTGGCATCACAGACAGGCTTGACCAAGAATCAA GTTTCAAATTGGTTCATAAATGCTCGAGTGCGGCTGTGGAAGCCTATGATAGAAGAAATGTACAAAGAGGAGTTTGCAGACTCTTCTGAAGACTCAAATACATTATTGGGTAGCAGTTCCATGGCAAGAGAAGGCGTTGAAAACCATTCAGATGATTGA